In a genomic window of Acropora muricata isolate sample 2 chromosome 2, ASM3666990v1, whole genome shotgun sequence:
- the LOC136895584 gene encoding protein SHQ1 homolog isoform X1, whose protein sequence is MITPVFDLSQDDDFVKLLIRTPYVKFSDVEFYIDGSEFKFYVKPYFLRLNLPGELIEDGRESASYDVDKGTFTVKLPKLNRGETFEGLDLLTTLLAPKRKAAAPSKPLIEQSGDYGTGDQEKDDESNDDDDDEFDWEIEQQLPLFSQDNANSMLAGAKYGFANQKSGIFNGRESELHEMAEIPHPETMSLADRRSSRKKAEDVKFDEEYYLADLFNVEQIQHLLDYKPPWREMFLQKREDLSAKYESDSSNETRAQFTDAEKDQLRRLPNKDYLLDKEEEIPLYLGLVDIIYAYAYNHRTTEGENTVESCWTIARISSTFSWFESFTSVKDVLISCARRTLAYPLYRHWSLVAAVLQDTKEIFALGRRQILKCLLEIHALFLEEDPWFLLNDLYITDYCVWIQKASQKKLTSLTQSIEQIEIRKSDLSWELEELEYAATLVQGEEGGAAAGQAAEARDEQSEDDFHCDSDNKDQDDGDDDDDDDDDEEDDDDDDDDVDDDKNDADDDNDDVDYYNDVDDDDDVNVDDANGGGKCVDNNKRKDDIGQSAAEEFRSEDEKEGNGLIFSNANELNTTDSL, encoded by the exons ATGATCACTCCCGTATTCGATCTGAGCCAAGACGATGATTTTGTGAAATTGCTCATCAGGACTCCTTACGTGAAG TTTTCTGATGTTGAATTTTACATTGATGGCAGtgaatttaaattttatgtGAAACCATACTTCCTAAG ATTAAATTTGCCTGGTGAACTTATTGAAGATGGAAGAGAGTCAGCATCTTATGATGTTGATAAGG GTACATTCACAGTTAAGTTACCTAAACTCAATCGGGGTGAAACCTTTGAGGGTTTGGACCTGCTTACGACATTGCTGGCTCCAAAGAGGAAGGCTGCAGCTCCAAGCAAGCCTCTTATTGAGCAAAGTG GTGATTATGGTACCGGTGATCAAGAGAAGGATGACGAaagcaatgatgatgatgatgatgagtttGACTGGGAAATTGAACAGCAGCTGCCATTATTTTCTCAG GACAATGCAAATTCAATGCTAGCAGGTGCCAAATATGGATTTGCTAACCAAAAGAGTGGAATATTCAATGGACGTGAA TCAGAGCTCCACGAGATGGCAGAAATACCTCATCCTGAAACAATGTCCTTGGCTGACAGACGAAGTTCCAGAAAGAAGGCTGAAGATGTGAAGTTTGATGAAGAATATTATTT AGCTGACTTATTCAATGTCGAGCAGATTCAGCATTTATTGGATTACAAGCCACCTTGGAGAGAAATGTTTTTACAGAAACGAGAGGACCTTTCAGCTAAA TATGAGAGCGATTCAAGTAATGAAACGAGAG CTCAATTTACAGATGCAGAAAAAGACCAGCTTCGAAGACTACCAAATAAAGATTA CCTTTTAGACAAGGAGGAAGAGATACCGCTTTACCTTGGTCTCGTGGACATCATATACGCTTACGCGTATAACCACCGAACCACAGAAGGTGAAAATACG GTGGAGTCTTGTTGGACAATAGCAAGAATCAGCTCTACCTTCTCGTGGTTTGAG TCCTTTACAAGTGTCAAGGATGTTTTGATATCCTGTGCTCGTCGCACGCTGGCTTATCCGCTATATCGCCATTGGTCGCTGGTAGCAGCAGTCTTACAGGACACCAAGGAAATCTTCGCTCTGG GTCGTCGGCAGATTCTAAAATGTCTGCTGGAAATCCATGCTCTCTTCCTTGAAGAAGATCCTTGGTTTCTTCTCAATGATCTGTACATTACAGATTATTGTGTATGGATACAGAAAGCAAG CCAGAAGAAACTCACTTCTTTGACGCAAAGCATAGAACAG ATTGAAATTCGTAAAAGCGACTTGTCGTGGGAGTTAGAGGAACTCGAATATGCCGCTACGCTTGTGCAAGGAGAGGAAGGGGGCGCTGCGGCTGGTCAGGCGGCCGAAGCGAGAGATGAACAAAGCGAGGATGATTTTCACTGCGATAGTGATAATAAAGACCAAGATGATggtgacgacgacgacgatgatgatgacgacgaagaagatgatgatgatgacgacgacgatgttGATGACGACAAAAATGATGCTGACGACGATAATGATGACGTTGATTATTATAATGATgtcgatgacgatgacgatgttAATGTCGATGACGCTAATGGCGGTGGTAAATGCGTTGAtaacaacaaaaggaaagacGACATCGGGCAAAGTGCTGCTGAGGAATTCAGAAGCGAagatgaaaaggaaggaaatggTTTGATCTTTTCTAACGCAAATGAGTTAAATACAACTGACAGTTTATAG
- the LOC136895584 gene encoding protein SHQ1 homolog isoform X2, with protein MITPVFDLSQDDDFVKLLIRTPYVKFSDVEFYIDGSEFKFYVKPYFLRLNLPGELIEDGRESASYDVDKGTFTVKLPKLNRGETFEGLDLLTTLLAPKRKAAAPSKPLIEQSGDYGTGDQEKDDESNDDDDDEFDWEIEQQLPLFSQSELHEMAEIPHPETMSLADRRSSRKKAEDVKFDEEYYLADLFNVEQIQHLLDYKPPWREMFLQKREDLSAKYESDSSNETRAQFTDAEKDQLRRLPNKDYLLDKEEEIPLYLGLVDIIYAYAYNHRTTEGENTVESCWTIARISSTFSWFESFTSVKDVLISCARRTLAYPLYRHWSLVAAVLQDTKEIFALGRRQILKCLLEIHALFLEEDPWFLLNDLYITDYCVWIQKASQKKLTSLTQSIEQIEIRKSDLSWELEELEYAATLVQGEEGGAAAGQAAEARDEQSEDDFHCDSDNKDQDDGDDDDDDDDDEEDDDDDDDDVDDDKNDADDDNDDVDYYNDVDDDDDVNVDDANGGGKCVDNNKRKDDIGQSAAEEFRSEDEKEGNGLIFSNANELNTTDSL; from the exons ATGATCACTCCCGTATTCGATCTGAGCCAAGACGATGATTTTGTGAAATTGCTCATCAGGACTCCTTACGTGAAG TTTTCTGATGTTGAATTTTACATTGATGGCAGtgaatttaaattttatgtGAAACCATACTTCCTAAG ATTAAATTTGCCTGGTGAACTTATTGAAGATGGAAGAGAGTCAGCATCTTATGATGTTGATAAGG GTACATTCACAGTTAAGTTACCTAAACTCAATCGGGGTGAAACCTTTGAGGGTTTGGACCTGCTTACGACATTGCTGGCTCCAAAGAGGAAGGCTGCAGCTCCAAGCAAGCCTCTTATTGAGCAAAGTG GTGATTATGGTACCGGTGATCAAGAGAAGGATGACGAaagcaatgatgatgatgatgatgagtttGACTGGGAAATTGAACAGCAGCTGCCATTATTTTCTCAG TCAGAGCTCCACGAGATGGCAGAAATACCTCATCCTGAAACAATGTCCTTGGCTGACAGACGAAGTTCCAGAAAGAAGGCTGAAGATGTGAAGTTTGATGAAGAATATTATTT AGCTGACTTATTCAATGTCGAGCAGATTCAGCATTTATTGGATTACAAGCCACCTTGGAGAGAAATGTTTTTACAGAAACGAGAGGACCTTTCAGCTAAA TATGAGAGCGATTCAAGTAATGAAACGAGAG CTCAATTTACAGATGCAGAAAAAGACCAGCTTCGAAGACTACCAAATAAAGATTA CCTTTTAGACAAGGAGGAAGAGATACCGCTTTACCTTGGTCTCGTGGACATCATATACGCTTACGCGTATAACCACCGAACCACAGAAGGTGAAAATACG GTGGAGTCTTGTTGGACAATAGCAAGAATCAGCTCTACCTTCTCGTGGTTTGAG TCCTTTACAAGTGTCAAGGATGTTTTGATATCCTGTGCTCGTCGCACGCTGGCTTATCCGCTATATCGCCATTGGTCGCTGGTAGCAGCAGTCTTACAGGACACCAAGGAAATCTTCGCTCTGG GTCGTCGGCAGATTCTAAAATGTCTGCTGGAAATCCATGCTCTCTTCCTTGAAGAAGATCCTTGGTTTCTTCTCAATGATCTGTACATTACAGATTATTGTGTATGGATACAGAAAGCAAG CCAGAAGAAACTCACTTCTTTGACGCAAAGCATAGAACAG ATTGAAATTCGTAAAAGCGACTTGTCGTGGGAGTTAGAGGAACTCGAATATGCCGCTACGCTTGTGCAAGGAGAGGAAGGGGGCGCTGCGGCTGGTCAGGCGGCCGAAGCGAGAGATGAACAAAGCGAGGATGATTTTCACTGCGATAGTGATAATAAAGACCAAGATGATggtgacgacgacgacgatgatgatgacgacgaagaagatgatgatgatgacgacgacgatgttGATGACGACAAAAATGATGCTGACGACGATAATGATGACGTTGATTATTATAATGATgtcgatgacgatgacgatgttAATGTCGATGACGCTAATGGCGGTGGTAAATGCGTTGAtaacaacaaaaggaaagacGACATCGGGCAAAGTGCTGCTGAGGAATTCAGAAGCGAagatgaaaaggaaggaaatggTTTGATCTTTTCTAACGCAAATGAGTTAAATACAACTGACAGTTTATAG